From a region of the Methanolobus tindarius DSM 2278 genome:
- a CDS encoding deoxycytidylate deaminase, translating into MTERPSIDEYFLEIATVVAKRSTCLRNRVGAVIARDKRILSTGYNGAPRNMEHCLDIGCIRQQNNIASGTRHEKCRAVHAEQNAIIQAALHGVSTDGATLYCTHQPCILCAKMIINSNIKKVVYIQPYPDADSLVFFEESGVEVVNIPVSDFA; encoded by the coding sequence ATGACTGAAAGGCCAAGTATAGATGAGTATTTTCTTGAGATAGCTACGGTTGTGGCCAAACGCTCCACTTGCTTGCGAAACAGAGTTGGAGCCGTAATTGCCAGGGATAAACGTATACTTTCCACAGGTTATAATGGTGCACCGAGAAATATGGAACATTGTCTTGATATAGGTTGTATAAGACAGCAAAATAATATTGCTTCAGGTACCCGTCATGAAAAATGCCGTGCGGTACATGCTGAACAGAATGCAATTATCCAGGCTGCCCTGCATGGTGTCAGCACAGATGGTGCCACACTTTACTGCACTCACCAGCCATGCATACTCTGCGCAAAAATGATAATCAATTCAAATATCAAAAAAGTTGTTTACATCCAGCCTTACCCGGATGCAGATTCACTTGTTTTCTTTGAGGAATCCGGTGTAGAGGTTGTTAACATCCCGGTATCAGACTTTGCTTAA
- a CDS encoding protein translocase subunit SecF encodes MEVGLTERLDSFVRKHDDRQLAALPLIVFVISLIILAITFASSGSPVKLGMDFEGGTMISMASQESVAAIQQKYADYPITDVRQAGSRIIMQFGPMNDELQQELTTDVIESYENVEINQVGPVYGASLQKQAVKAVIISFIGMAIVVFLIFRTFVPSVAVVISAISDIAIAAAFMNIVGIELSLGTVAALLMLIGYSVDSDILLTTRVLKRRGTPQENISNAMHTGVTMTTTTLAALVAMYFVSTFSYVLSPSFSQITLLSNISIVLIFGLVADMMNTWMLNTSILRWHVTSVGTRRRKA; translated from the coding sequence ATGGAAGTCGGTTTGACTGAACGTTTAGATTCTTTTGTTAGAAAACATGACGATCGTCAGCTTGCAGCATTACCGCTTATTGTATTTGTTATTTCATTAATTATACTTGCAATTACTTTTGCAAGCAGCGGATCACCTGTAAAGCTTGGAATGGATTTTGAAGGCGGAACTATGATCTCAATGGCAAGCCAGGAAAGTGTGGCAGCCATTCAGCAGAAGTATGCAGATTACCCTATCACCGACGTCAGACAGGCCGGATCACGTATAATAATGCAGTTTGGGCCAATGAACGATGAACTGCAGCAGGAGCTTACAACTGATGTGATAGAGTCCTACGAGAATGTTGAGATTAATCAGGTAGGACCAGTATACGGTGCAAGCCTGCAGAAACAGGCAGTAAAAGCAGTAATTATATCATTCATAGGAATGGCAATTGTGGTCTTTTTGATATTCAGAACATTCGTACCATCCGTAGCTGTAGTCATTTCAGCAATATCAGACATAGCAATTGCAGCAGCATTCATGAACATCGTAGGAATTGAACTGTCCCTTGGCACAGTTGCAGCCCTTTTGATGCTCATCGGTTATTCGGTAGACAGTGATATTTTGCTTACAACAAGAGTTTTGAAACGACGTGGAACCCCACAGGAAAACATCAGCAACGCAATGCATACAGGTGTCACAATGACAACAACAACCCTTGCAGCTCTTGTGGCAATGTACTTTGTTTCCACATTCTCCTACGTTCTCAGCCCATCATTTTCACAAATTACCCTTCTTTCAAACATATCCATCGTCCTCATTTTCGGACTGGTTGCAGATATGATGAACACCTGGATGCTTAACACATCAATTCTCAGGTGGCATGTCACAAGTGTCGGCACAAGGAGGAGAAAAGCATGA